One part of the Melospiza melodia melodia isolate bMelMel2 chromosome 3, bMelMel2.pri, whole genome shotgun sequence genome encodes these proteins:
- the DSE gene encoding dermatan-sulfate epimerase isoform X1, producing MRTHTRGAPSVFIIHAVCFAFACGAREDQDTMVPFVNANYDSYPMLYFSKGDVETLRLQASTTHQHIAARLIEAVQTMLSNPLEYLPPWDPKEFSARWNEIYGNNLGALAMFCVLFPENMEAINMAKDYMERMAAQPSWLVKDAPWDEVPLAHSLVGFATAYDFLYSYLSKIQQERFLEVIANASGYMYETSYRRGWGFQYLHNHQPTNCVALLAGSLVLMNQGYLQEAYLWTKQVLAIMEKSVVLLQEVTDGSLYEGVAYGSYTTRSLFQYMFLVQRHFDINHFSHPWLKQHFAFMYRTVLPGFQRTVAIADSNYNWFYGPESQLVFLDKFVMRNGSGNWLAEQIRRNRVVEGPGTPSKGQRWCTLHTEFLWYDASLRSVPPPDYGVPKLHYFEDWGVVTYGSALPAEINRPFLSFKSGKLGGRAIYDIVHKNKYKEWIKGWRNFNAGHEHPDQNSFTFAPNGVPFITEALYGPKYTFFNNVLMFSPAVSKSCFSPWEGQITEDCSSKWLKYKHDLAGDCQGRVVAATERSGVVFIRGEGVGAYNPKLKLRKLQRNLILLHPQLLLLVDQIHLEDDSPLEAATSFFHNVDVPFEETVVDDVHGAFIRHRDGIYKMYWMDDTGHSEKATIASRMYPRGYPYNGTNYVNVTTLLRHPVTRAIYLFIGPSVDVQSFTVRGDSPQLDVFVTTGEHAYAVYLWPVEDGSRSAFAQVIADRQKIVFDRASAIRSSTVPEVKDYVGIVERNLQHFKPVFQQLEKQILSRVRNTASFRKTAERLLRFSDKRQTEEAIDRIFAISQRQQQQQRGRAKKNRKVAKGYKFVDAVPDIFAQIEVNERKVRQKAQTQAQKELPVDEDEEMKDLLDFADITYVKHKTGMSIKGRSGLAQMVATARSAPSISASYTRLFLILNIAIFFVMLAMQLTYFQKAKRLHGQRCLYAILLVDSCILLWLYSSCSQSQC from the exons ATGAGGACTCACACACGGGGAGCCCCAAGTGTGTTTATCATACACGCGGTTTGCTTCGCCTTTGCCTGCGGCGCCAGGGAGGACCAAGACACGATGGTTCCTTTTGTCAACGCCAACTATGACAGCTATCCCATGCTCTACTTCTCCAAGGGGGACGTGGAGACCCTGCGGCTCCAGGCCAGCACCACGCACCAGCACATTGCGGCTCGGCTGATCGAAGCAGTGCAAACCATGCTTTCAAATCCCCTGGAGTACCTTCCTCCCTGGGACCCAAAGGAGTTCAGCGCTCGCTGGAATGAAATTTATGGCAACAACCTCGGGGCCCTGGCAATGTTCTGTGTGCTCTTCCCTGAAAACATGGAGGCCATCAACATGGCTAAGGATTACATGGAGAGGATGGCGGCTCAGCCTAGTTG GCTAGTGAAGGATGCCCCCTGGGATGAAGTCCCTCTTGCTCACTCCTTGGTTGGTTTTGCCACTGCTTATGACTTCTTGTACAGCTACCTTAGCAAGATTCAGCAGGAGAGATTTCTTGAAGTAATTGCCAATGCCTCGGGATACATGTACGAAACATCGTACAGACGTGGATGGGGCTTCCAGTACCTTCACAACCACCAGCCTACCAACTGTGTGGCCCTGCTGGCTGGAAGCCTGGTTCTGATGAATCAAG GCTACCTTCAGGAAGCTTACTTGTGGACCAAGCAGGTGTTGGCAATCATGGAGAAGTCAGTAGTCCTGCTGCAGGAGGTCACAGATGGCTCCCTCTATGAAGGGGTGGCTTATGGCAGCTACACAACCAGATCACTGTTCCAGTACATGTTTCTTGTCCAAAGGCATTTTGACATCAATCACTTCAGCCACCCCTGGCTCAAGCAGCACTTTGCATTTATGTACAGGACTGTCCTGCCAG GGTTCCAGAGAACTGTGGCCATCGCAGATTCCAACTATAACTGGTTCTACGGGCCGGAGAGCCAGCTGGTGTTTCTCGACAAGTTTGTCATGCGCAATGGCAGCGGGAACTGGCTGGCAGAGCAGATCAGAAGGAACCGAGTGGTGGAGGGGCCAGGCACACCATCCAAAGGGCAGAGGTGGTGCACTCTCCACACTGAATTTCTCTG GTATGATGCAAGTTTGCGCTCTGTACCTCCACCAGACTATGGAGTTCCTAAGCTACATTATTTTGAGGACTGGGGAGTGGTGACTTATGGAAGTGCTTTGCCAGCTGAAATCAACAggcctttcctttccttcaagTCAGGAAAGCTGGGAGGACGTGCAATATATGATATTGTTCATAAGAACAAGTACAAAGAGTGGATCAAGGGGTGGAGGAACTTTAATGCTGGCCACGAACACCCAGACCAGAACTCCTTCACTTTCGCTCCCAATGGTGTACCTTTCATAACAGAAGCTCTGTATGGGCCAAAATATACTTTTTTTAATAATGtgttgatgttttcccctgctgtgTCTAAGAGCTGCTTCTCCCCATGGGAAGGGCAGATTACAGAAGACTGTTCCTCAAAGTGGCTTAAATATAAACATGACTTGGCTGGCGACTGTCAGGGACGAGTGGTTGCTGCCACGGAGAGAAGCGGCGTGGTTTTTATCAGGGGAGAAGGAGTGGGTGCATACAATCCTAAACTGAAGCTGAGAAAATTGCAACGAAACCTTATACTTCTCCATCCCCAGCTTCTCTTGCTAGTGGACCAAATCCACCTAGAAGATGACAGCCCTCTGGAGGCAGCGACCAGTTTCTTCCACAATGTGGATGTGCCTTTTGAAGAAACAGTTGTTGATGATGTCCATGGGGCCTTTATTAGGCACCGTGATGGGATATATAAGATGTACTGGATGGACGACACTGGCCACAGTGAGAAAGCCACCATTGCCTCGAGGATGTATCCCCGGGGCTACCCCTACAATGGAACAAACTACGTGAATGTAACGACCCTGCTGCGGCACCCCGTCACGAGGGCCATCTACCTTTTCATCGGGCCCTCTGTGGACGTGCAGAGCTTCACCGTGCGTGGAGATTCCCCGCAGCTGGATGTGTTTGTGACCACTGGTGAGCACGCCTATGCCGTGTACCTGTGGCCCGTCGAGGATGGCTCCCGCTCTGCCTTTGCACAGGTTATTGCAGACCGCCAGAAAATTGTCTTTGACCGAGCCTCTGCCATCAGGAGCTCCACAGTGCCAGAGGTGAAGGACTACGTAGGCATCGTGGAGAGGAACCTGCAACATTTTAAACCCGTTTTCCAGCAGCTTGAGAAGCAGATCCTGTCTCGTGTACGCAACACGGCCAGCTTTAGGAAGACTGCTGAGCGCCTGCTGAGGTTTTCAGATAAGAGGCAGACAGAGGAGGCCATTGACAGGATATTTGCAATCTCACAgaggcagcagcaacagcagcgtGGCAgagcaaagaaaaacagaaaggtAGCCAAAGGCTACAAATTTGTTGATGCCGTTCCTGACATTTTTGCACAGATTGAGGTAAATGAAAGAAAAGTGCGACAAAAGGCACAGACTCAAGCACAAAAAGAGTTGCCTGTAGATGAAGATGAGGAAATGAAAGATCTTCTGGACTTTGCAGATATCACTTATGTGAAGCACAAAACTGGGATGTCAATCAAAGGCCGATCAGGGCTGGCGCAGATGGTGGCGACTGCTCGAAGCGCCCCATCAATATCAGCTTCTTATACTCGCCTCTTTCTGATTCTCAACATTGCTATTTTTTTTGTCATGCTAGCAATGCAGCTCACTTATTTCCAGAAGGCCAAGAGACTGCATGGCCAAAGATGTCTGTATGCAATTCTTTTAGTAGACAGCTGTATATTATTGTGGCTGTATTCTTCCTGTTCTCAGTCACAATGTTAG
- the DSE gene encoding dermatan-sulfate epimerase isoform X2 translates to MYETSYRRGWGFQYLHNHQPTNCVALLAGSLVLMNQGYLQEAYLWTKQVLAIMEKSVVLLQEVTDGSLYEGVAYGSYTTRSLFQYMFLVQRHFDINHFSHPWLKQHFAFMYRTVLPGFQRTVAIADSNYNWFYGPESQLVFLDKFVMRNGSGNWLAEQIRRNRVVEGPGTPSKGQRWCTLHTEFLWYDASLRSVPPPDYGVPKLHYFEDWGVVTYGSALPAEINRPFLSFKSGKLGGRAIYDIVHKNKYKEWIKGWRNFNAGHEHPDQNSFTFAPNGVPFITEALYGPKYTFFNNVLMFSPAVSKSCFSPWEGQITEDCSSKWLKYKHDLAGDCQGRVVAATERSGVVFIRGEGVGAYNPKLKLRKLQRNLILLHPQLLLLVDQIHLEDDSPLEAATSFFHNVDVPFEETVVDDVHGAFIRHRDGIYKMYWMDDTGHSEKATIASRMYPRGYPYNGTNYVNVTTLLRHPVTRAIYLFIGPSVDVQSFTVRGDSPQLDVFVTTGEHAYAVYLWPVEDGSRSAFAQVIADRQKIVFDRASAIRSSTVPEVKDYVGIVERNLQHFKPVFQQLEKQILSRVRNTASFRKTAERLLRFSDKRQTEEAIDRIFAISQRQQQQQRGRAKKNRKVAKGYKFVDAVPDIFAQIEVNERKVRQKAQTQAQKELPVDEDEEMKDLLDFADITYVKHKTGMSIKGRSGLAQMVATARSAPSISASYTRLFLILNIAIFFVMLAMQLTYFQKAKRLHGQRCLYAILLVDSCILLWLYSSCSQSQC, encoded by the exons ATGTACGAAACATCGTACAGACGTGGATGGGGCTTCCAGTACCTTCACAACCACCAGCCTACCAACTGTGTGGCCCTGCTGGCTGGAAGCCTGGTTCTGATGAATCAAG GCTACCTTCAGGAAGCTTACTTGTGGACCAAGCAGGTGTTGGCAATCATGGAGAAGTCAGTAGTCCTGCTGCAGGAGGTCACAGATGGCTCCCTCTATGAAGGGGTGGCTTATGGCAGCTACACAACCAGATCACTGTTCCAGTACATGTTTCTTGTCCAAAGGCATTTTGACATCAATCACTTCAGCCACCCCTGGCTCAAGCAGCACTTTGCATTTATGTACAGGACTGTCCTGCCAG GGTTCCAGAGAACTGTGGCCATCGCAGATTCCAACTATAACTGGTTCTACGGGCCGGAGAGCCAGCTGGTGTTTCTCGACAAGTTTGTCATGCGCAATGGCAGCGGGAACTGGCTGGCAGAGCAGATCAGAAGGAACCGAGTGGTGGAGGGGCCAGGCACACCATCCAAAGGGCAGAGGTGGTGCACTCTCCACACTGAATTTCTCTG GTATGATGCAAGTTTGCGCTCTGTACCTCCACCAGACTATGGAGTTCCTAAGCTACATTATTTTGAGGACTGGGGAGTGGTGACTTATGGAAGTGCTTTGCCAGCTGAAATCAACAggcctttcctttccttcaagTCAGGAAAGCTGGGAGGACGTGCAATATATGATATTGTTCATAAGAACAAGTACAAAGAGTGGATCAAGGGGTGGAGGAACTTTAATGCTGGCCACGAACACCCAGACCAGAACTCCTTCACTTTCGCTCCCAATGGTGTACCTTTCATAACAGAAGCTCTGTATGGGCCAAAATATACTTTTTTTAATAATGtgttgatgttttcccctgctgtgTCTAAGAGCTGCTTCTCCCCATGGGAAGGGCAGATTACAGAAGACTGTTCCTCAAAGTGGCTTAAATATAAACATGACTTGGCTGGCGACTGTCAGGGACGAGTGGTTGCTGCCACGGAGAGAAGCGGCGTGGTTTTTATCAGGGGAGAAGGAGTGGGTGCATACAATCCTAAACTGAAGCTGAGAAAATTGCAACGAAACCTTATACTTCTCCATCCCCAGCTTCTCTTGCTAGTGGACCAAATCCACCTAGAAGATGACAGCCCTCTGGAGGCAGCGACCAGTTTCTTCCACAATGTGGATGTGCCTTTTGAAGAAACAGTTGTTGATGATGTCCATGGGGCCTTTATTAGGCACCGTGATGGGATATATAAGATGTACTGGATGGACGACACTGGCCACAGTGAGAAAGCCACCATTGCCTCGAGGATGTATCCCCGGGGCTACCCCTACAATGGAACAAACTACGTGAATGTAACGACCCTGCTGCGGCACCCCGTCACGAGGGCCATCTACCTTTTCATCGGGCCCTCTGTGGACGTGCAGAGCTTCACCGTGCGTGGAGATTCCCCGCAGCTGGATGTGTTTGTGACCACTGGTGAGCACGCCTATGCCGTGTACCTGTGGCCCGTCGAGGATGGCTCCCGCTCTGCCTTTGCACAGGTTATTGCAGACCGCCAGAAAATTGTCTTTGACCGAGCCTCTGCCATCAGGAGCTCCACAGTGCCAGAGGTGAAGGACTACGTAGGCATCGTGGAGAGGAACCTGCAACATTTTAAACCCGTTTTCCAGCAGCTTGAGAAGCAGATCCTGTCTCGTGTACGCAACACGGCCAGCTTTAGGAAGACTGCTGAGCGCCTGCTGAGGTTTTCAGATAAGAGGCAGACAGAGGAGGCCATTGACAGGATATTTGCAATCTCACAgaggcagcagcaacagcagcgtGGCAgagcaaagaaaaacagaaaggtAGCCAAAGGCTACAAATTTGTTGATGCCGTTCCTGACATTTTTGCACAGATTGAGGTAAATGAAAGAAAAGTGCGACAAAAGGCACAGACTCAAGCACAAAAAGAGTTGCCTGTAGATGAAGATGAGGAAATGAAAGATCTTCTGGACTTTGCAGATATCACTTATGTGAAGCACAAAACTGGGATGTCAATCAAAGGCCGATCAGGGCTGGCGCAGATGGTGGCGACTGCTCGAAGCGCCCCATCAATATCAGCTTCTTATACTCGCCTCTTTCTGATTCTCAACATTGCTATTTTTTTTGTCATGCTAGCAATGCAGCTCACTTATTTCCAGAAGGCCAAGAGACTGCATGGCCAAAGATGTCTGTATGCAATTCTTTTAGTAGACAGCTGTATATTATTGTGGCTGTATTCTTCCTGTTCTCAGTCACAATGTTAG
- the DSE gene encoding dermatan-sulfate epimerase isoform X3, producing MGLPVPSQPPAYQLCGPAGWKPGSDESRYDASLRSVPPPDYGVPKLHYFEDWGVVTYGSALPAEINRPFLSFKSGKLGGRAIYDIVHKNKYKEWIKGWRNFNAGHEHPDQNSFTFAPNGVPFITEALYGPKYTFFNNVLMFSPAVSKSCFSPWEGQITEDCSSKWLKYKHDLAGDCQGRVVAATERSGVVFIRGEGVGAYNPKLKLRKLQRNLILLHPQLLLLVDQIHLEDDSPLEAATSFFHNVDVPFEETVVDDVHGAFIRHRDGIYKMYWMDDTGHSEKATIASRMYPRGYPYNGTNYVNVTTLLRHPVTRAIYLFIGPSVDVQSFTVRGDSPQLDVFVTTGEHAYAVYLWPVEDGSRSAFAQVIADRQKIVFDRASAIRSSTVPEVKDYVGIVERNLQHFKPVFQQLEKQILSRVRNTASFRKTAERLLRFSDKRQTEEAIDRIFAISQRQQQQQRGRAKKNRKVAKGYKFVDAVPDIFAQIEVNERKVRQKAQTQAQKELPVDEDEEMKDLLDFADITYVKHKTGMSIKGRSGLAQMVATARSAPSISASYTRLFLILNIAIFFVMLAMQLTYFQKAKRLHGQRCLYAILLVDSCILLWLYSSCSQSQC from the exons ATGGGGCTTCCAGTACCTTCACAACCACCAGCCTACCAACTGTGTGGCCCTGCTGGCTGGAAGCCTGGTTCTGATGAATCAAG GTATGATGCAAGTTTGCGCTCTGTACCTCCACCAGACTATGGAGTTCCTAAGCTACATTATTTTGAGGACTGGGGAGTGGTGACTTATGGAAGTGCTTTGCCAGCTGAAATCAACAggcctttcctttccttcaagTCAGGAAAGCTGGGAGGACGTGCAATATATGATATTGTTCATAAGAACAAGTACAAAGAGTGGATCAAGGGGTGGAGGAACTTTAATGCTGGCCACGAACACCCAGACCAGAACTCCTTCACTTTCGCTCCCAATGGTGTACCTTTCATAACAGAAGCTCTGTATGGGCCAAAATATACTTTTTTTAATAATGtgttgatgttttcccctgctgtgTCTAAGAGCTGCTTCTCCCCATGGGAAGGGCAGATTACAGAAGACTGTTCCTCAAAGTGGCTTAAATATAAACATGACTTGGCTGGCGACTGTCAGGGACGAGTGGTTGCTGCCACGGAGAGAAGCGGCGTGGTTTTTATCAGGGGAGAAGGAGTGGGTGCATACAATCCTAAACTGAAGCTGAGAAAATTGCAACGAAACCTTATACTTCTCCATCCCCAGCTTCTCTTGCTAGTGGACCAAATCCACCTAGAAGATGACAGCCCTCTGGAGGCAGCGACCAGTTTCTTCCACAATGTGGATGTGCCTTTTGAAGAAACAGTTGTTGATGATGTCCATGGGGCCTTTATTAGGCACCGTGATGGGATATATAAGATGTACTGGATGGACGACACTGGCCACAGTGAGAAAGCCACCATTGCCTCGAGGATGTATCCCCGGGGCTACCCCTACAATGGAACAAACTACGTGAATGTAACGACCCTGCTGCGGCACCCCGTCACGAGGGCCATCTACCTTTTCATCGGGCCCTCTGTGGACGTGCAGAGCTTCACCGTGCGTGGAGATTCCCCGCAGCTGGATGTGTTTGTGACCACTGGTGAGCACGCCTATGCCGTGTACCTGTGGCCCGTCGAGGATGGCTCCCGCTCTGCCTTTGCACAGGTTATTGCAGACCGCCAGAAAATTGTCTTTGACCGAGCCTCTGCCATCAGGAGCTCCACAGTGCCAGAGGTGAAGGACTACGTAGGCATCGTGGAGAGGAACCTGCAACATTTTAAACCCGTTTTCCAGCAGCTTGAGAAGCAGATCCTGTCTCGTGTACGCAACACGGCCAGCTTTAGGAAGACTGCTGAGCGCCTGCTGAGGTTTTCAGATAAGAGGCAGACAGAGGAGGCCATTGACAGGATATTTGCAATCTCACAgaggcagcagcaacagcagcgtGGCAgagcaaagaaaaacagaaaggtAGCCAAAGGCTACAAATTTGTTGATGCCGTTCCTGACATTTTTGCACAGATTGAGGTAAATGAAAGAAAAGTGCGACAAAAGGCACAGACTCAAGCACAAAAAGAGTTGCCTGTAGATGAAGATGAGGAAATGAAAGATCTTCTGGACTTTGCAGATATCACTTATGTGAAGCACAAAACTGGGATGTCAATCAAAGGCCGATCAGGGCTGGCGCAGATGGTGGCGACTGCTCGAAGCGCCCCATCAATATCAGCTTCTTATACTCGCCTCTTTCTGATTCTCAACATTGCTATTTTTTTTGTCATGCTAGCAATGCAGCTCACTTATTTCCAGAAGGCCAAGAGACTGCATGGCCAAAGATGTCTGTATGCAATTCTTTTAGTAGACAGCTGTATATTATTGTGGCTGTATTCTTCCTGTTCTCAGTCACAATGTTAG